From the Leptotrichia sp. oral taxon 221 genome, one window contains:
- the miaA gene encoding tRNA (adenosine(37)-N6)-dimethylallyltransferase MiaA, with the protein MNKKLKGIIISGATGVGKTDLSIKLAKRLNADIISADASQVYKFLDIGTAKVTEDEMQGIKHYMIDVVEPDEDYSVGDFEVEVNKILHEKEENAENIILVGGTGLYIRAITDGFSDLPTKDEKIRKDLEKKSLEELQEILKALDLQAYNEIDLNNKLRLVRAIEVCKITGGKFSELRVKNIKKNNYNFLKVFLTRNREELYERINKRVDIMIQKGLVEEAKKVYNNYEDSLYKISAIGYKELFNYFDGKVSLEEAIEDIKRESRRYAKRQMTWFRKEKDYLIYNLSEISEKEIIEDILRNYDNFS; encoded by the coding sequence ATGAATAAAAAATTAAAAGGAATAATAATTAGTGGAGCTACAGGCGTTGGGAAAACTGATTTATCAATAAAACTTGCAAAAAGGCTGAATGCGGATATTATTTCGGCTGATGCCTCGCAAGTCTATAAATTTTTAGACATTGGAACCGCAAAAGTAACAGAAGATGAAATGCAAGGAATCAAACATTATATGATTGACGTTGTGGAACCTGATGAAGATTATTCTGTTGGCGATTTTGAAGTAGAAGTGAATAAAATTTTGCACGAAAAAGAAGAAAATGCTGAAAATATAATTTTAGTTGGTGGAACGGGACTTTATATAAGAGCAATAACAGATGGATTTTCTGATTTGCCAACAAAAGATGAGAAGATAAGAAAAGATTTAGAAAAAAAATCGTTAGAAGAATTGCAAGAAATTTTGAAAGCACTAGATTTACAGGCTTACAATGAAATTGATTTGAATAATAAATTGAGATTAGTTAGGGCAATAGAAGTTTGCAAAATAACTGGTGGAAAATTTAGTGAATTACGAGTAAAAAATATTAAAAAAAATAATTATAATTTTTTAAAGGTGTTTTTGACTAGGAATAGAGAAGAATTGTACGAAAGAATAAATAAAAGAGTTGACATAATGATACAAAAAGGACTTGTCGAAGAGGCAAAAAAAGTATATAATAACTATGAGGATAGTTTATATAAAATATCGGCGATAGGGTACAAAGAATTGTTTAATTATTTCGATGGAAAAGTGTCTTTGGAGGAAGCGATAGAAGATATCAAAAGAGAAAGTCGAAGATATGCCAAAAGGCAAATGACTTGGTTTAGAAAGGAAAAAGATTACTTGATTTATAATTTATCTGAAATTTCAGAAAAAGAAATAATAGAGGATATTTTAAGAAATTATGACAATTTTTCGTAG
- a CDS encoding adhesion protein FadA, whose amino-acid sequence MKRKALLIAGVIMVSVIGYSAPNTNSLESSLNAIENKFNDLLQKEAQKKAEFQNEKDRLEKEVEDLQNKLIGKEKLQEKLKKDSEVRWHRDEYKKILKNYDEYYKNLEKTIVQKQTRIAELETLLSVMQ is encoded by the coding sequence ATGAAAAGAAAAGCATTGCTAATAGCGGGCGTTATTATGGTATCAGTAATTGGATATTCAGCGCCAAACACAAACAGTTTGGAATCGAGTTTAAATGCAATTGAAAATAAATTTAACGATTTATTGCAAAAAGAAGCTCAGAAGAAAGCAGAATTCCAAAATGAGAAAGACAGACTGGAAAAAGAAGTTGAAGATTTACAAAATAAATTAATAGGAAAAGAAAAATTACAAGAAAAATTGAAAAAAGATTCAGAAGTTAGATGGCATAGAGATGAGTACAAAAAAATATTGAAAAACTATGATGAATATTACAAAAATTTAGAAAAAACAATTGTACAAAAACAAACTAGAATTGCTGAATTAGAAACTC
- a CDS encoding PTS sugar transporter subunit IIA: MRIQDYLTVERVNLDLQGTTKKEILNEMTELFVKTGVIPEDSTEEFLEALLEREQLCSTGMQDDIAVPHAKSPCVSKIALAFGISKNGVDFDSMDEEPSKLIFMIAAPKGEKKEHLDLLAEISKLSYEEDLVEKIETIQSANELFELLDQI; encoded by the coding sequence ATGAGAATACAAGATTATTTAACAGTGGAAAGAGTAAATTTAGATTTGCAAGGGACAACAAAAAAAGAAATACTTAATGAAATGACAGAATTATTTGTAAAAACTGGAGTTATCCCAGAAGATAGTACTGAAGAATTTCTTGAAGCATTATTAGAAAGAGAACAATTATGCTCTACAGGAATGCAAGATGATATCGCGGTACCACACGCAAAATCTCCATGTGTTTCAAAAATTGCATTAGCATTTGGAATTTCAAAAAATGGAGTTGATTTTGATAGCATGGATGAAGAACCATCAAAACTAATCTTTATGATAGCAGCACCTAAAGGTGAAAAAAAAGAACATTTAGACTTGTTAGCAGAAATCTCTAAATTGTCGTATGAAGAAGATTTAGTAGAAAAAATAGAAACCATTCAATCAGCAAATGAATTATTTGAATTATTGGATCAGATTTAA